In Actinomyces marmotae, the DNA window CGTCGCGATCACCACCGGGCGCCACTTCCACGACGCTACGGTGGCCGAGCACACGCTGGCCCTGGCCCTGGCCTGCGCGCGATCCCTGCCCCGGGCGCTGGAGGCTCAGCGCGAGCACCGGTGGGACCGCGAGCTCGGCGGGGCGAAGCCCCTGCACGACCCCGACCGCCTGACCACCCTCATCGGCGCCCGCGCGCTCGTCTGGGGCTTCGGCGCGATCGGCCAGGCCACCGCGCGGCTGCTGACCGCCGTCGGCGCCCAGGTGCGCGGGGTGGCTCGCAGCGCGGGAACGCGGGCGGGCTACGAGGTGATCGCCGTGGACGACATCGACACCGCCCTGCCCACCACTGACCTGCTGGTCTTGATCCTGCCCGCCACGCCGTCCACGGCCGGGGCCCTCGATGCCCGACGGCTGGCCCTGCTGCCCCGGCGCGCCATCGTGGTCAACACGGGGCGAGGATCCACGGTGGACACGCCCGCGCTGAACGCCGCGCTGCGCGAGGGGAGGATCGCCGCCGCCGGCCTGGACGTCACCCATCCGGAGCCGCTCCCAGCCGATTCCCCACTCTGGGACGCCCCGAACCTCATCCTCACCCCGCATGGCGCGGGCGGGCGCCCCGTGGGAGCGATGGAGCGGATCGTGCGCAACGCCAGGATCGTGGCCAACTCGCCCGCCGGCGAGCCGATCGAGGGGCTGTCATGACGCCGTCGCCCACGGCCCCCGCCCGGCGCCCCTCTGCCCGGCCGGTGCGCGTCCAGCGTCATGATCCCGCCCAGCGCCCGATGCTCGTCACCTGGGAGGCCACCCGCGCCTGCGCCCTGGCCTGCCGCCACTGCCGAGCCGAGGCCGTGCCGCTGCGCAGCCCCTTCGAGTTGGGCCTGGATGAGGCGAAGGCGCTCATGGATGAGGCGGCCGCCTTCGGCAAGCCCGCCGTCATTTTCATCATCACCGGGGGCGACTGCTTCGAGCGGCCGGACCTGGCTGAACTGGCCGCCTACGGGACGGAACTGGGGCTGCATGTGGCGCTCTCGCCGTCGGGGACGGATAAGCTCACCAAGGAGGCGCTCGCCGAACTGCAGGAGGTGGGGGTCAACGTCATCTCCCTGTCCGTCGACGGCGCCACCGCCGCCACTCATGACTCCTTCCGGGGGCTGGAGCGCACCTTCGACCGCACGATCGCCGGCTGGGAGGCGGCCCGCGAGTTGGGAATGAAGGTGCAGATCAACTCCGTGGTGGCGCGCCACAACGCCCATGAGCTGCCGGATATCGCGGCGCTCGTGCGCGAGCACGGGGCGATGACCTGGTCCGGGTTCCTCCTGGTGCCCACGGGGCGCGGCGTCGACTTGGGCGCTCTGGACGCCGATGAGGTGGAGGACGTGCTCGGCGCCTTCTACGACATGGGCGAGGCCGTCCCCGTGCGCACCACCGAGGGGCACCACTTCCGGCGCGTGTGCTTCCAGCGACAGGTCCTCGCCGATCGGGGTGTCCCCGAGGAGGAGATGATGCGGATCATGGGGTACGGGCCCCTGTACCGCCAGTTGCGCGAGCGGATCACCGAACTCGGGCTCGACTCGGGGCCCCGGCGGCGGCGTCCGCCGATCACCGTGAGCTCGGGCAGCGGCTTCGTGTTCGTCTCCCACACAGGGGAGGTGACGCCCTCGGGCTTCCTGGAGAAGAGCGCCGGGAACGTGCGCGACTCCTCCCTGACCGAGATCTACCGCCGCTCCGAGGTGTTCACCGGCGTGCGCGACCCGGGGCTGCTGAAGGGCCGTTGCGGCGCCTGCGAGTACAAGGCCGTGTGCGGCGGCAGTCGGGCGCGCGCCTACAACACGACCGGCGATCTCCACGCGGAAGACGCCTCCTGCAACTACCGCCCCGGCAGCTTCCCCTTCCCCGACGAGGTCGCCGCGCTCATGAGCGGGGTCGGCGGGGGCTCAGGCGCGGGTGGGCATGAGGGCCTCAAGGTCGGCGAGGCTGTTCACGCCGGCCACTGAGTCAGCCGCCTCTTCCTCGGCATCGGGCCCGGCGGGCGCGGCGGAGCGCTCCTGGCCGAGTTCGTCGGCCAGGCCCGCGACAGCGTCGCGCGCGGCGACGGCGCGGTCCTCGCCGGCATCAGCGGTCCCCGGCGCGTCATCGACCGTCGGATCCGCCCCGGGCGCGGCGCCGACGGGGGCCTGCGGGGCCTGCGAGGCCTCATCAGCGGCGGGTTCCGCGGCAGCATCCTCGGCGGAGCCCTCGGCGGCGGGCACCGCCGCCTCCTCGACGGCACCCCCGGCGATCTCGTCCAACGGAACGCCCCCGCGCAGGTCCTGGCCGTCGGAGGCGACGACCTCGATGCGGCCCTCGTCGACGCGCGAGGGCGTCACCGGCCACTCCGGCCCCTGGTCGGGCACATCGGTCTCGGAGTGGGCGCCGCAGCCGTGGTCGAGGGAGACGACGACGCCGTCGTCGGGGGCCCACTCGTTGGCGCAGATCCCGAAGGCCTGCCGGAAGGGCCCCGCCATGGGGATGAAGAAGCCGCATGTGGAGCAGGTGGCGTGGGCCTTGCGGACACCGTCGGCATGGGGGCCGTGATCGCCGTCGTACCAGCGCTGGGCGGCGCGCTGGACGCCCTCGGGGCTGAGGACCCGCGCGCGCCCGAGGTCGAGCTCATCGAGGGCGACCCTGTCTCCCTCCTCGTCGCCAGTGGCTTCCCAGCCCGGCTCAAGGCGCTCGTCGGTCTCGCGCAAGGGGAGCCGGTCGGAGCGGCTGACATCCCCGGGGGCCAGGCGGTCCGCCCAGGGCACCCACACGGGGGCGAGGAGCGCGTCCTCGCCGGGCAGCAACTCGAGCTCGACCACGGTGGCCGTCCGCGAGCGCGGCGCGCGGCTCATCGTGACGGCCCAGCGCCAGCCGCTGTAGCCGGCCAGGGTGCACTCGAAGAGGTGGGTGACGAGGCGCTCGGCGTCCGCGCGGGCGGCTGTGTGGGCCCCGATGGTCTCGGGGATCGTGATCTCCATGAGGGCGGTCCGCGCGAGCTCGACGGCGGTCGCGCTGGTCAGCGTGCGGTCCTTGGCGGCGAGGGCGGCCTGGGACGCCGTGGGCAGCGAGCCCCCGCGGACCAGGGCGGCGGTGGCGGGGTCGGCGGCGGTCCCGACGCTCCCCCGGGGGACCTCGGGGGCCTCAGGGCTCTGCGGGGTCGCGCTCATCTCGGGGGAGGTCGCGCCTGCCACGGCGCTCTCGGTTCCAGTCACGCGCCCCAGTGTAGAGGGGGTGTCCACGCCCCGCCCGCCAGCGCTCCCGTCGCGGGACGCGCCCCAGAGGCCCGGGGGCAGGTCAGTCCCGGCTGAGCGGCTCCACGGAGACGATGCGGTGGACGGCGACGGTTAACTCGGTCTCGCGCGCGACATCGGCGAGCCTGACCCGCCCGGGCTCGACGGAGCGCACTCGCACCCGCCTGTCCTGGACCTCGCCGTCGGGTCCCGCCAGCCGCAGGCGCAGCAGGGAGCGGTTGGCCTGCCCCTGCCGCAGGACCGCCAGGGCGTGGACGGGGTCGCTCGCGGCAACGGCCGGCCCGGCGGCGTCGAGGGCCTCCTGGCCGGCGCGCATCCTACCGACCATGACGGCGAGCTCCCGGCTGGCGGGGGCGCGGCGCCGGGAGGCGATGACGTGTTCCGGCCGGGTGGGCTCGGGCGCGGCGCCCCGGCCGCGCGCGCCAGCAACACCGCCCGGGGCGCCGTCGATGATGAGGCGGCCCTGCCCGTCCTCCAGGACGGGAGCGAGCCCCACGGCCCGCAGCTCGCGCAGGACCTGCCCGGCGCTGGCGGTCGCGGTGATGATCCCGGGGGCGGCCTCGTCCAGGCCGAGGCCGGCCAGCCGGGGCTCGGCCAGGAGGCCCGCGGCGGCGGCCGGGTCGGGGACGCGCAGGATCGAGGCGATGGGACGCACGCGGATCGCCCCGTGGCGGCGGGCGGCGTCCTCGACAAGGGCCTCCAGCGCCCCCGGCAGGGGGGCGGGGCTGTAGGCGCCGAGCGCGTCGAGGAGCTCGGTGGCGCTCAGACCAGCGTCGAGGGCGCCTCGCACCGAGTCGGGGGTGAAGCGGAGGGTGAGGGCGCCGCCGCGCGATTCGACGACGGCGCTGCGCTCCAGCAGGGCGGCGAGCGCCGCGACGGGGCGGCCCGGGACGATCGCGGTGAGGTCGGATTGGACCAGCAGCATGGGCACCGGCTCGGGCAGGTCGGCGGCCAGCGCGTCCTCCAGGGGTCCCAGGGAGGCCGGATCCGCCTCGGCGTCCAGGGACTCGCGCTCGGCCAGGGCGCGGCCCGCGCGCGAGAGCGCTCCGGCGCCCGTGATCCCCAGAAGTTCGGCCTCGGCAAGGATCGCGGTGATGGCGCCGTCGGGGATGGGGCGGCGGGGGCGGGCCGCGGTGAGGGTCGCGCGCACGAAGCCGGGGGTGGCGGAGGCGCCGTCGGGCAGCGCGGCCAGGAGGCGCAGGACGCGGTGGCGCAGGGTGCGGGCCCAGGGGGCCTCGGCGGCGTCGCCGAGCACTGCTCTCAGGGCCCCATCCTCACCGCGGCTGCCGACCAGCCACGGGGCACGGGCGCTGGAGGCCCAGGCGGCGGCGAGGGCGGCCCAGCGCTCGGGCAGGGGCGGGGCGTCGTCGTGGGAGAGCCAGGCCAGGGCGGGGGCGGCGGGGAGCCAGGCGGCGCCGTCGTCGTCGAGGCCGAGGAGGCCCGCGGCGGCGGCGATCTCGATGACGGTGGCGGCCTGGGCGGGGGCCAGGCCGAGGGCCTCAGCGGTGCGGGCCAGGGGGCGCACGCCGACGCCGCCGGCGCGCAGGAGGGGGCCGGGCTCGCGCGACCACTCGCGCAGGAGCGCGGTGACGAGGCGGACGGCCTCCTCGGCGCGCTGGGCGGACTCGGCGGCGATGGCCCGGGGCTCGATGATGGTCAGCGAGTCGGGGCTGGGGCCGGTGAGGCTCTCGGCGGCCGGGGGCCAGGAAGCGGTGCCGGGCGCGAGGGCCTCGGCGAGGCCGGGGGCGGGCCGGTTCGAGATCGTCAGGGCGAGGCGGGAAAGCTGGGAGAGCCGGTCGGTGACGGTGTCGAGGGGCAGGGAGAGGCGGTCGGCGAGGGTGGCGGCGAGATCATCGGCGGCGCCGGCGGGCCCTACCAGCCCGGCGACGGGGCCGACGAGGCCCTCGGCGACGGCGATGGCGGCCGCGTCGAGCTGGGCGAGGGCGAGATCGGTGCTGGTCCGCCCGGCGGCGCGGGCCGCGAGCGCGGTGAAGGAGGGCGAGGGCGGGGAGAGGAGGTCGGGGCGGGCCAGGAGGAGGGCGGCGATCTCTCGGTCGGGCAGGCCGGTCAGGCGCGCGGCCAGGTCCTCCACCGTCGCTGGGCCTGGTGCGCTTGCCTCGCGCCGCTGCTCCTCCTCACCGCTCATCCCACCAACGGTACAGCCCCGCGCCACCGGGCCCCGCGCCCACTACTTCTACAGTGATATAGAGGCGTATACACGTGTATCTGAAAACAATATATCTTCCATAGACCTTTAGATTCGGAGGACTTCATGGCCCCCATGCTCAACCCCTACGTCCCCTGAGCGACCTCGCGCGCCCCTCCGAAGGACATCTCGCTCGCAGCCGCGGAGGCGGGCAGCGGGCTCGCGCCCCTCATCGACGAGGCACAGGACCTCTCAGCCGAGGATCTCACCACGTTGGTGGCCGTCTCCCACGCCGCCGCCCAGGACGACTGGCCGGTGCTCTTCGCGCTCGCTGGTCTTCCCAGCCTCCCGCAGACGCTCGCTCAAGCGCGGTCCTACTCTGAGCGCTTCCGGTTCGTCAAGG includes these proteins:
- a CDS encoding DUF3027 domain-containing protein, producing MTGTESAVAGATSPEMSATPQSPEAPEVPRGSVGTAADPATAALVRGGSLPTASQAALAAKDRTLTSATAVELARTALMEITIPETIGAHTAARADAERLVTHLFECTLAGYSGWRWAVTMSRAPRSRTATVVELELLPGEDALLAPVWVPWADRLAPGDVSRSDRLPLRETDERLEPGWEATGDEEGDRVALDELDLGRARVLSPEGVQRAAQRWYDGDHGPHADGVRKAHATCSTCGFFIPMAGPFRQAFGICANEWAPDDGVVVSLDHGCGAHSETDVPDQGPEWPVTPSRVDEGRIEVVASDGQDLRGGVPLDEIAGGAVEEAAVPAAEGSAEDAAAEPAADEASQAPQAPVGAAPGADPTVDDAPGTADAGEDRAVAARDAVAGLADELGQERSAAPAGPDAEEEAADSVAGVNSLADLEALMPTRA
- a CDS encoding NAD(P)-dependent oxidoreductase, whose product is MKILLTSTSHLDPSPLVADGHEVVVFDEAAPVPPEHRDAEAMILWGMGGARALAALRDTAGRMTNLRWIQTLAAGPDAILAAGFPDSVAITTGRHFHDATVAEHTLALALACARSLPRALEAQREHRWDRELGGAKPLHDPDRLTTLIGARALVWGFGAIGQATARLLTAVGAQVRGVARSAGTRAGYEVIAVDDIDTALPTTDLLVLILPATPSTAGALDARRLALLPRRAIVVNTGRGSTVDTPALNAALREGRIAAAGLDVTHPEPLPADSPLWDAPNLILTPHGAGGRPVGAMERIVRNARIVANSPAGEPIEGLS
- a CDS encoding helicase-associated domain-containing protein, whose protein sequence is MSGEEEQRREASAPGPATVEDLAARLTGLPDREIAALLLARPDLLSPPSPSFTALAARAAGRTSTDLALAQLDAAAIAVAEGLVGPVAGLVGPAGAADDLAATLADRLSLPLDTVTDRLSQLSRLALTISNRPAPGLAEALAPGTASWPPAAESLTGPSPDSLTIIEPRAIAAESAQRAEEAVRLVTALLREWSREPGPLLRAGGVGVRPLARTAEALGLAPAQAATVIEIAAAAGLLGLDDDGAAWLPAAPALAWLSHDDAPPLPERWAALAAAWASSARAPWLVGSRGEDGALRAVLGDAAEAPWARTLRHRVLRLLAALPDGASATPGFVRATLTAARPRRPIPDGAITAILAEAELLGITGAGALSRAGRALAERESLDAEADPASLGPLEDALAADLPEPVPMLLVQSDLTAIVPGRPVAALAALLERSAVVESRGGALTLRFTPDSVRGALDAGLSATELLDALGAYSPAPLPGALEALVEDAARRHGAIRVRPIASILRVPDPAAAAGLLAEPRLAGLGLDEAAPGIITATASAGQVLRELRAVGLAPVLEDGQGRLIIDGAPGGVAGARGRGAAPEPTRPEHVIASRRRAPASRELAVMVGRMRAGQEALDAAGPAVAASDPVHALAVLRQGQANRSLLRLRLAGPDGEVQDRRVRVRSVEPGRVRLADVARETELTVAVHRIVSVEPLSRD
- a CDS encoding TIGR04053 family radical SAM/SPASM domain-containing protein translates to MTPSPTAPARRPSARPVRVQRHDPAQRPMLVTWEATRACALACRHCRAEAVPLRSPFELGLDEAKALMDEAAAFGKPAVIFIITGGDCFERPDLAELAAYGTELGLHVALSPSGTDKLTKEALAELQEVGVNVISLSVDGATAATHDSFRGLERTFDRTIAGWEAARELGMKVQINSVVARHNAHELPDIAALVREHGAMTWSGFLLVPTGRGVDLGALDADEVEDVLGAFYDMGEAVPVRTTEGHHFRRVCFQRQVLADRGVPEEEMMRIMGYGPLYRQLRERITELGLDSGPRRRRPPITVSSGSGFVFVSHTGEVTPSGFLEKSAGNVRDSSLTEIYRRSEVFTGVRDPGLLKGRCGACEYKAVCGGSRARAYNTTGDLHAEDASCNYRPGSFPFPDEVAALMSGVGGGSGAGGHEGLKVGEAVHAGH